In Methanosarcinales archaeon, a single window of DNA contains:
- the tcmP gene encoding three-Cys-motif partner protein TcmP has product MSKSNISTTTWPIEPHTQAKHEILKRYLQAWYPILSKFNGRILYIDGFAGPGEYSNGELGSPIIAINEAINHKIKLNAKILFLFIEAKKDRCEHLENVINKIDLPTNIKYEVICSKFDETLISIFDNLNEQEKHIAPTFAFIDPFGFSDTPFSVIERLLSYKKCEVLITFMSGFMNRFKGESPKNKHFNALFGTPDWQQVITEDSDAGDIVTFYQNTLKSVANYVHSFEMINKFNQTIYHLIFCTNSIKGLKEMKRAMWKVDETGTFSFSDNTDPYQTVLFEHEPDYQHLKSLILNKFKGKMVSIKEIENFVITKTPYRETHFKTQILKPMEYASPPETEILSKKDRRKGTYPDGTNIRFL; this is encoded by the coding sequence ATGTCAAAGTCAAACATATCAACCACAACGTGGCCTATAGAACCTCATACCCAAGCAAAACACGAAATATTGAAGCGATATCTTCAAGCGTGGTACCCAATCTTAAGCAAGTTTAATGGTAGAATTTTGTATATAGATGGTTTTGCCGGTCCTGGTGAATATTCAAACGGTGAACTTGGGTCACCAATTATTGCAATCAATGAAGCAATAAACCATAAAATAAAATTAAATGCAAAAATTTTATTCTTATTTATTGAGGCAAAAAAAGATCGTTGCGAACATCTGGAAAATGTGATAAATAAAATAGACCTCCCAACTAATATTAAATATGAAGTTATATGTAGCAAATTTGATGAAACCCTTATTTCAATATTTGACAATCTTAACGAACAGGAGAAACACATTGCCCCAACATTTGCATTTATAGATCCATTTGGTTTTTCGGATACTCCTTTTTCAGTTATTGAACGGCTTCTGAGTTACAAGAAATGTGAAGTTCTTATTACATTTATGTCAGGATTTATGAACAGATTCAAAGGTGAATCGCCAAAAAATAAGCATTTTAATGCGCTTTTTGGCACTCCTGATTGGCAGCAAGTTATTACAGAAGATTCGGATGCAGGAGATATTGTTACGTTTTATCAAAATACTTTAAAGTCAGTCGCAAACTATGTCCATTCCTTCGAAATGATAAATAAGTTCAATCAAACAATATATCACTTAATTTTCTGTACAAATAGTATCAAAGGGCTTAAAGAAATGAAGCGTGCTATGTGGAAAGTTGATGAAACTGGCACGTTCAGTTTTTCAGACAATACTGATCCATATCAAACTGTTTTGTTTGAACATGAGCCAGATTACCAACACCTGAAAAGTTTAATCCTTAACAAATTCAAAGGAAAAATGGTTTCAATAAAGGAAATTGAAAATTTTGTCATAACCAAAACACCATATCGCGAAACTCATTTCAAAACACAGATTTTGAAACCGATGGAATATGCAAGTCCACCAGAGACAGAAATACTGAGTAAAAAAGATAGACGAAAAGGAACATATCCTGATGGTACAAATATTAGATTTTTGTGA